The sequence GAAACCGATCTCGGCGGGAAAAATCGCCCCGACGGCCAGTTTGTTGATCACGGTATTGCCGGCCCAGATAAAAATCGCCAGCAGCGGAAACGCGTATTGCATGAGTTGAAACCAGTACGTTGATGAAAGGCAATTATCCGTTGTCTGGATGCAGGCCTATACTTCGAACCGGACAACCTGCCTCTGAAACCGGACAGCATGAACAGTAAACACATCGATCTGCTGGATTTCAGCGAACTGCCGTCGGCGGTGTACTTCCGCTACGCCGATTTCAACGCCCATGAATACGCCGCGCCGCACCGCCATCCGTGGGGCACGCTGGAGTATGCCGCACACGGCGTGTTGCACATGGACGTCGATGGCAGTCGCTTCATGTCGCCGCCGCAATACGCGGTGTGGGTGCCGCCGCAGATCGAGCACAGTTTCTACAGCCATCAACCGGTCAACTATCGCGCGGTGTGCCTCGACCCGAAGGTCTGCGCCGAACTGCCGACACGCGCCTGTACTCTGGCGATCAGCGACATCCTCAAAGCGATTCTCAAGGACTTCGCCGCCCGCGACGTGAAGATTCCTGCGCTCGATGCCGATCAACGACTGGCGCAGGTTCTGGTCGATCAACTGCAACAGGCGCCGGTGCATGAGTGTTATCTGCCGTACGCGAGCAGTCCGGGGTTGCTGGCGATCCTCGAAACCTTGCAGGCCGAACCGGGCAACAATCAGCCACTGGCGCATTGGGCGCTGCAAGTGCATGTCAGTGAACGCACGCTGGCCCGGCAATTCGTTCGGGAGCTGGGGATGAGTTTTGGCGAGTGGCGTCAGCGCTTGCGCTATCTCGCCGCGATCGAGGCGCTGGAAACATCGCGCAGCGTGCAGGAAATCGCCTTCGATCTCGGTTACAGCAGCGGCTCCGCATTCATCGCCATGTTCGCGCGGCAGGCGGGGTGTACGCCGGAGCAGTATCGCCGTAGCCATCTCGAAGGCAGGAAGGTGTAACAAGATTTGGCTACACTCCAGCAGAGGCCGCCCCCATCGGTGCGGCGACAAGGAGAAAACTCCATGAAGATGTTGCGTGTGCCGTTGTTGATGATTGGTTTGCTCCTGTGTTCCCAGGGTTTCGCCGCCACGGCGCAACAGAACAAAATGACCACTTGCAATGCCGATGCGACCGCCAAGAGTCTGAAAGGCGATGAGCGCAAAACCTTCATGAGCACCTGCCTCAAGGCAGCGCCAGCGGCCAACGATGCCAAGGCCCTGACCCCGCAGCAGCAGAAAATGAAGACCTGCAACGCCGATGCCGCCACCAAAGCCCTGACCGGCGATGCGCGCAAGACCTTCATGAGTGATTGCCTGAAGAAAAAATAATCCGGTTCTGTTGAGGGTCGGGGTCGAGGCGTCCGCTTGAGATTTGCCCTCACCCTAACCCTCTCCCAGAGGGAGAGGGGACTGACCGCGGTGTTTTCAGATATCCATCGACCTGAACTATCCGGCCGATTCTGAATTCAATACAGCACTGGCAGGTCACCGGATTTCTTCGCCATTCCTCGATCGGTCCCCTCTCCCTCCGGGAGAGGGCTAGGGTGAGGGCTGGATCTCAAGCCGTGCAGCAAAACCCGAAACACCGCATATACCTAGTGCTCCCCCGGGAACGCTGGCAGACTGCCAATCCTTTTACGCCGTTCGTTTTGAGGCTGTATGCCAACGTTTTCTGAGCGTCATGTAGTGTTCTGGGTCAGTTGCATCATCATTTTCGGCGGTTTGCTGCTGGTGCTGCCGCTGCGCTTGCTGCCCAGTCTGTTGGCCGGTTTGTTGGTCTATGAGCTGGTCAACATGCTCACTCCGCAACTGCAACGGCTGATCGAAGGCCGACGCGCGCGCTGGCTGGCGGTGGCTTTGCTCGGCACCCTGGTGGTGAGTGTGCTGGCGCTGATCTTCGCCGGCGCGATCAGTTTTCTCCTGCACGAAGCAGAAAACCCCGGCGCGTCACTCGACAAATTCATGGGCGTGGTTGATCGCGCGCGTGGGCAATTGCCACCGTTCATCGACGCCTACCTGCCGGCCAGTGCTGCGGAGTTTCGCGTGGCGATCGGCGAGTGGATGAGCAAGCACCTGTCTGACCTGCAACTGGTCGGCAAGGATGCGGCGCACATGTTCGTGACGCTGCTGATCGGCATGGTGCTCGGCGCGATCATCGCCTTGCAGCGCATCCCCGACGTGACCAAACGCAAACCGCTGGCCGCCGCGCTTTTTGACCGTTTGCACCTGTTGGTGCAGGCGTTTCGCAACATCGTCTTCGCGCAGATCAAGATTTCCCTGCTCAACACCTTCTTCACCGGAATTTTTCTCGCGGTGATCCTGCCGATGTTCGGCATCAAACTGCCGCTGACCAAAACCCTGATCGTGCTGACCTTCCTGCTCGGCCTGCTGCCAGTGATCGGCAATCTGATGTCGAACACGCTGATTACTATCGTCGGCCTGTCGCTGTCGATCTGGGTGGCGATTGCCGCGCTGGGTTATCTGATCTTTATCCACAAGCTCGAGTACTTCCTCAACGCGCGGATTGTCGGCGGGCAGATCAGTGCCAAGTCGTGGGAGTTGCTGCTGGCGATGCTGGTGTTCGAGGCCGCATTCGGCTTGCCGGGGGTGGTGGCGGGGCCGATTTATTATGCGTACATGAAGAGTGAGTTGAAGCTGGGCGGGATGGTTTGATTCAGAATTTGTAGTGTTTGAGCTTGCCTCTTCGCGAGCAGGCTCGCTCCCACATTTTGAGCGCATTCCTTCAGTTGAAATGCGATCCCATGTGGGAGCGAGCCTGCTCGCGAAGGGCGCGACGCCGATTTCAGGTCAGTTCATGGCGCCATAGCGTTTCATGGCTTCAATCGCCAATCCGCTACCAATGCTGCCAAAGATATTCCCTTCGACATGCCGCGCATTCGGCAGCATCGCCGAGACGCTGTTGCGCAGCGCCGGAATCCCGCTCGAACCGCCGGTGAAGAACACCGTGTCGACCTGATCCACCGCCACACCGGCATCGTTCAACAGCTGCGTAACACTGCCGCGCACCCGCTCCAGCAGCGCATCAATCGCCGATTCAAACAGCGCTCGGGTCAGCTCAACACTCAAACCGGCTTCGATGCGGTCCAGCGGCACATGGCGACTGTCGGTATGGGTCAGCTGGATTTTGGTCTCTTCGACTTCCATCGCCAGCCAGTGCCCGGCGCGCTGTTCGATCAACTTGAACAGGCGATCGATGCCGCCAGTGTCTTCGATGTCGTAGCGCATGCTGCCCAGCGCCAGGCTGGATTTCTGCGAGTACACCGAGTTGATGGTGTGCCAGGTCGCCAGGTTCATGTGGTGGCTGGTCGGCATGTAGGCGCCGCTCTTCATCCGGCTGCCGTAGCCGAACAACGGCATCAGGCCTTGCAGGCTCAACTGTTTGTCGAAGTCGGTCCCGCCGATGTGCACGCCGCCGGTGGCGAGGATGTCATCGTGACGGTTATCGAAACCGCGACGCTCCGGCGACAGCCGCACCAGCGAGAAGTCGGAGGTACCACCGCCGATGTCGACGATCAGTACCAGCTCTTCTTTTTCGATGGTCGACTCGTAGTCGAAGGCGGCGGCGATTGGTTCGTACTGGAACGAGACCTCTTTGAAGCCGATCTTTTTCGCCACATCGACCAAAGTGTCTTCGGCTTCCTGGTCCGCCAGCGGATCGTCATCGACGAAGAACACCGGACGGCCGAGCACCACTTGTTCGAACTCCCGACCGGCGGCGGTTTCCGCGCGGCTCTTCAACTGGCCGATGAACAGGCCGAGCAAG comes from Pseudomonas sp. RU47 and encodes:
- a CDS encoding AraC family transcriptional regulator; this translates as MNSKHIDLLDFSELPSAVYFRYADFNAHEYAAPHRHPWGTLEYAAHGVLHMDVDGSRFMSPPQYAVWVPPQIEHSFYSHQPVNYRAVCLDPKVCAELPTRACTLAISDILKAILKDFAARDVKIPALDADQRLAQVLVDQLQQAPVHECYLPYASSPGLLAILETLQAEPGNNQPLAHWALQVHVSERTLARQFVRELGMSFGEWRQRLRYLAAIEALETSRSVQEIAFDLGYSSGSAFIAMFARQAGCTPEQYRRSHLEGRKV
- a CDS encoding PsiF family protein, giving the protein MKMLRVPLLMIGLLLCSQGFAATAQQNKMTTCNADATAKSLKGDERKTFMSTCLKAAPAANDAKALTPQQQKMKTCNADAATKALTGDARKTFMSDCLKKK
- a CDS encoding AI-2E family transporter, producing the protein MPTFSERHVVFWVSCIIIFGGLLLVLPLRLLPSLLAGLLVYELVNMLTPQLQRLIEGRRARWLAVALLGTLVVSVLALIFAGAISFLLHEAENPGASLDKFMGVVDRARGQLPPFIDAYLPASAAEFRVAIGEWMSKHLSDLQLVGKDAAHMFVTLLIGMVLGAIIALQRIPDVTKRKPLAAALFDRLHLLVQAFRNIVFAQIKISLLNTFFTGIFLAVILPMFGIKLPLTKTLIVLTFLLGLLPVIGNLMSNTLITIVGLSLSIWVAIAALGYLIFIHKLEYFLNARIVGGQISAKSWELLLAMLVFEAAFGLPGVVAGPIYYAYMKSELKLGGMV
- a CDS encoding Hsp70 family protein; translation: MKDASPARACGIDFGTSNSTVGWLRPGMETMIALEDDKITLPSVVFFNIEERRPVYGRLALHEYLEGYEGRLMRSLKSLLGSKLIKHDTSVLGTAMPFKDLLGLFIGQLKSRAETAAGREFEQVVLGRPVFFVDDDPLADQEAEDTLVDVAKKIGFKEVSFQYEPIAAAFDYESTIEKEELVLIVDIGGGTSDFSLVRLSPERRGFDNRHDDILATGGVHIGGTDFDKQLSLQGLMPLFGYGSRMKSGAYMPTSHHMNLATWHTINSVYSQKSSLALGSMRYDIEDTGGIDRLFKLIEQRAGHWLAMEVEETKIQLTHTDSRHVPLDRIEAGLSVELTRALFESAIDALLERVRGSVTQLLNDAGVAVDQVDTVFFTGGSSGIPALRNSVSAMLPNARHVEGNIFGSIGSGLAIEAMKRYGAMN